ATTGGTCATTAAGTtatatgaattaattatttgtcaaaaatataacCAAAAACGATATTTTACTGACAGTTCGTATAAAATAAtagttacatttaaatattgcttTTACTCTATactacaatatattttaaattaaaataacaaaaaaaaaaatgaattaaaacagtctttattttattaaatttcatatgttcattttatgataaaaaaaatattcatataaatccGGACgactaaatacaaatatattaaaattatatacaataattaatcaatgtaTCAAAGTACACAATTCAAAACATGCTTATAGtgtatatatctaaatatacatacattataaatgtaaaaatacaatttatactAAATGTGCTACTAAACCAAGTTACAAAGACATATTTTACAACATTACCAGCGATAAGATAAAACTaggcttatataatataagcccTAACAGGACCAAAATGGCAGTGGTATTACTTTAATAAATGGTAAATTTGTAGCTATTTAGTAATAATTATTTAGTATTTActaacattgcaaaaaaaaaacagcggaTTAATGAGCTGACAGATTTGAATGGTTATCTTCGGTAAGGTCTTAAAAGAGTACCATTCTTGATTCAGGATCGGTGGAGCAAGTGTGGCTCTACTTATCGACTATAAGGCAGTTCGCCcgtgttacatatgtataagaaagaTTGTTCAATTCGATACACATATCAATACACGTGAACCATTCCGTAGATAAATGTCCAGAATAGGATGTAGGTGAATAGAGCTCCTAAGAATCCGTTGGTGAGTAGACTCCGTCTCGAGATGAAGAATTTCTGCCAACTGGAGCCGGCCTTCATCAGTAACAATATCCACAGGCTGAATACGGAGAATAGATAGAAGCCAAATCCATAGAAACTAGTGAGGCCGAGCAAACCTGAAATCATACatcttattttactttttacatagatatataccagaaaagcttgacaggaagacctcaaTACGACTTTCTAGaccattaattacaaacattgcagcatttttattacataaatcgctgtattcgagaggctgaagaacaatgaattaatccatagagacatctatgtatttagacttgtgcatatgtattgtacataaatcatattcagatatttatgacatagcgggtaggatgatttttgccaatttgatggaggacatatgtataagcataatacaaatactatatatatatatataagaaaattagcgagacatctatgctatgaataataaatttttgaaatcatattcaaacagtggtgacatatgtatgtagtagttaagatgatttttgccaatttgatggagtgtctgtcaatttgatggagtggatgaactgtttcaacaatgaaattagataaattggcaaactctgataggaaacgatcgatttctGACTTcacaaatctgaccagcagtattaaagattagcacaggatcgaacccggtaacctctctgTGTTTAACATAACCTTTCACCAccattatgctttcgaacagagtggtcactgGTTTGAGtgccactagagtcccgctgctggccagaccttggtttgtgactccaagtcgatcgtttcttatcagagtttgtcaaattttcttatcttcattgaaatggttcctgttggcatctcctttcctatctctcttgctaatctcaagttattcagcgtcttgaggttcgccaatctatatatacatatataaaaatgaatgtctgtgtgtgtgtctcgaataggctcctaaaccactgaaccgattacgatggaactttcaggatttgttgtatgcatgtccgggaagattactgtgaaaaaaaaaacgggaatgagtgttcgctgtctgcgtttttcccacaaatgggaacgggaacgagaacaagaacgagaacgggaacaggaattgtacgcattattatggcattgcaacgcatgcacgattttaaatgctgcaaatattcttccataaatgtcactgtggatgtttatatgaattcgcattctagaaaatgcttatgtatattgattatatttgcatctgtttaagtgcactcgtcgctttaaaaataaaaaattaataaataaaccaccgagccaaactgctggctaattcaTAATTTGCAATTATACGTCTAAAATTGTTCATGTCTATGGGGAGCGGTAATTGGCCGGGCTATAAGTAGTCAGCAAATCTATCGAAACTAGTGTAATACAGAAGTAGTTTTGCCTGATTGAatcaatacatattatgttactAAAATATACTATGGGTTAGTCAATGATATAATAACGAATCATTTTTTGAACATCACATacagtacaaaaataatcatataagGCTTacggcagtcagtaataaaatatttaggagtaaaacattgagggagcgaaatgtaAGGCGAtacggggtatatcctcaatatatccaatatttaatcgccatagttctttatcaactcaaaatgaaataaaattatatcccgcgctcatattaccattattaacataTGCTTCACCCGTATGGAATAacacctcgaatactaacctttccaagctccaagtaatacaaaataaatccctaaaaataatttataatacacccatatattcttcttcttgttaatgccttgtccgcatccggacgttggcgaccacctcgtcgattatttgaatatatccgcatcggtcttcagcggctcggaacagctcttcggcgctcatatcggtccacatgcgcatgtttcgaagccaagataactttttcctgccaatccatttttttccttctattttctccatggttatcaaacggagaaattcgtattttggaccccgtatcatgtgtccgaggtactccatctttctccgcttgatgacagaaacaagttccctgcctctccccatcatgccgaggacagcttcgtttgatatctttttggtccacggaatcttcagcatacgcctagatagacccacatctcaaaagcttcaatgcggctgatcatcttggttttcagagtccacgtctcacatccatgtagtaatactgtccagacgtagctcttcgcgaatctcaaccgcgtatgaagattgagatgcttatTTGTAAGCGctgccttcatttttacaaatgctgttctagccatctcgatgcggattcttagatcttcatctgggtccatctcttcattcggccaggtacccaggtatttgaatctttttactttttaccgatatatactaacttgaaaaatctgcatgccatatataatataccgttagttacagacattactaacaaactaaccagtagattctatgacagaatcactaataaccgtatactaacacacttgtgaagagtctcggtgattacaacaaaatgtctatacccttcaggtataacacacagattatctaaacacaatctgctttaggtcatcgactttcgtgagtctttaattaatattatgtattagatgtattatgagcatttataaggattgtaaataggtttttgagctctttttcctattatgctgtactgtattaacattagaataatatgatactatgattactagcaaaattaaattaaattgtaaaatagaaaatgatcaatagatcagtagctattaaaatagattggtagatgaaatgaaatatattgacCAGCAGTCGATCCTGCTAGAGCAGCCATAGATGTCCGACAGTATTCGACGACGGCAGCATTGTTGCGAAGGGCGGGTTCACTGAGGGCCCCCAATTCAGGGGCCCGGGCAgcagcgcctgcgcccccggggcCGCCTGCAGTCGTGGCCATCGCGCTTGAAGAACGACCGCTCGGCATGGCATCAAACGTTGGGTTGCACAGGTTGACAGTTGCTAGAATCCGACAGTTCAAAGATCGGATGTGTGACACGGTTCGGCAATGTCAGAATATTACTATCATGTGCCAGGCCACATGtaaattgattcaattttttaGGACGACATCTATCGTTACCCAATACGTACTATTTATAAGCGAAGATTCAAACCTGtgaatttcatttttgtttttgcaTTATATTTCAGGTGCAAATTATAATCGaagatttgtattatattgtgaATACACATTCGAATTAgtcatttatttatgtttagggTTTCAATCTTGTTCTATTATATTAGGCGgcctttttataaaatattgtcgTATGTGTCAGTGGCGGATCCGGGAAATTTGCAGGGTGGGGCCAtttctaattttttacaaaattaagacgtatattcagttatattattaatttattgtctTGTAAGCTTATTAATTTGTAAAGCAATATTTCAAGGAcattataaaaatgcaaatacataaaaaaaaacatatattttctttaactttaattatttacacaaaaacaacattaaataaaatctaaaaaaattagaaggaatattgatacatacatgtgtattatatgtaaatgtacatatattaaaaaaaaataaaataggaatatgataactaaagcccggaccctgagggggccgtttattgttcaaatgttgtagttgcatttacaacaatggaacaataaacggcacgcttccggtcctacctctaatgataaCAGGAGAAATATGACATCTAGGAACACAAATAGGATTTGGATCATagccagtgccggccttacacccaatggcgctctcgggcaattttttttaaacacccttagaaaaaaaattcgtctatggtgctctaatctaaaattttgtatggcttttggcgctctaattttaaaatttaatgcgcctttgacgcatcgagcggcgccctaacttatttggcgcccttggGCGCCGCCCAGCCTAGCCCCCCCCCCTTTAAAGCCGGCACTggacggtaaacggactactagtcatatgtaaaccagtcacaggacaaccgatcgctctagatcggtcacactaaaactggtcacaccctaaaatcggtcacgagaaaactggttgactgattttagggtgtgaccagttttctcgtgaccagttttggggtgtgaccagttttagtgtgatgggtgatcacgtgtgaccgatctagagcgaccggttgtcctgtgaccggttcacatttgactagtaatcaccgaacccactgatcatagcacaaagtttaatttatatttatttgtcacTGTCaatctgtataaaaaaaattctggaTCTAAATCGATATATGAATGAATACGTAGCAATGCGAGACCAAGCaacctttttacaaggctctttttttACCCATCCGATTGCATAAATATGTTTTCATGTAATCGGATGTTTTAGGCAAAGGATCATGGATCAGTTGCATTGATTATGCACATGATAACATTTTATACCTGAAGGACAGAGTGGTCTGCTCACACTCCCAAATCAATAATGTTACTTTTTGGACAAAAATGGGCATTTGAATTGCGTTTTTAAATGCCGAAtgcgaattttaattataatgtacatgtataatattacatggttcggtgattactggtcacaaagtcactaaaatctctataacggaacatctggcagccgaaaaatccatcatactaacgagaacttgagtgccaaatattgtgaattcgcgattttcaaaattgtctttgtgaccaccgcatagacgaatagtccaattaccatattacatatgtagtgctCTAGGGTGGTGGCCATTGACCTTGTGCCACCATCGTGGATCCGCCAGTGGCGttaaacgggttacatcccaaatgtgaatcgttaCCAGGATagccgccgctacgaaaatcgctcgcgtggATCCTTTCACACGAAAATTCATCGCACAGGAAAATTCCaatacagaaaactgcccaaatattgctcaaaactgcccaaatatcataaaaaagcattttctgagcaatatttgggcaattTAATTTGCTTTACGGCAATTTTCTTGTGCGACAAGAGACTCGcgtgagcgattttcgtagcggcggttatcctggtagcgattctcATCTGGGATGTTATCACCGAATCGCCTGTGAAAATTATTGCCAGATGTTAATTtcttcaattacaataaaataagattACGGTAGTGACGATTCTCTTCTTTATCAGGTTATTTCATAGCCGATGAACATCTGTTAGAATAGAACTCCAATCacaatatcaaatttataattctcatcaaatttataattctcAACCTAGATGAAACATGTAATGGACAATCAACTGGCGGTTTGAACTACATAATATGATGTTTTTCGGTTATCAGgactgtttttaaaaaaaaatgttgtcttGGTCGAAACAAAAGCAATTGACAATATAAACATGTTTCGTTTCTTTTaacatttgtattattaaactttgTTGTATTCGCAGACTTGAACATTTTTGTAGTCCTTATTCAGGAAATTTTCttccttttttatttacaaagctaAATTTTGGATCACTGGTCATTAATTTAACACTTGATAGCTATTGCTCTGCCTCTTGGAATTGtttgataatttaaatacaattaatagtTCAAAGGCgtcatagtatatgtataataaagaaaGTGTtattcaaacaaataaaatgcTACTTATTAATTGATACACAAAGCAaagttttcaaatttcaattaaacttgaaaaaaatggtTACTTCAATTGTTACGTAAATGCAGATACATTtgtagcagtggcggctcgtgagaattcagtGGGGAGGCTGCAGAAATGAATCGGgttttagtagctcgttaaTCATACTGATGATCAAATAGCATGTATTTTACTGCATGTACTGAACTGAgcggtattattattttactattattattattattttactattatttattattttacgatGTATTTTACTGCAGCCCATGTGAACG
This genomic interval from Arctopsyche grandis isolate Sample6627 chromosome 8, ASM5162203v2, whole genome shotgun sequence contains the following:
- the EMC6 gene encoding ER membrane protein complex subunit 6; translation: MPSGRSSSAMATTAGGPGGAGAAARAPELGALSEPALRNNAAVVEYCRTSMAALAGSTAGLLGLTSFYGFGFYLFSVFSLWILLLMKAGSSWQKFFISRRSLLTNGFLGALFTYILFWTFIYGMVHVY